The following are encoded in a window of Primulina eburnea isolate SZY01 chromosome 4, ASM2296580v1, whole genome shotgun sequence genomic DNA:
- the LOC140829616 gene encoding uncharacterized protein, whose protein sequence is MDISFASATLRPPVLDGTNYSLWKVKVRYYIKSLDERVWQRVINGWTPPLATDQEGDNRPKPENDWTADEVQNSNHNSKALNAIFTTVDMNMFSLITNCTSAKSACDILQCHCEGSESVRRTRLRLLTSKFEMMRMEESESILEYDRRLREIANEAFSAGEAISNEAKDTSKMSVEDLISSLCTFEMNLDMQRKDKGNTIALQASNDSYNELLQISQEVNDSDLCEDSISFITKKFGDYLKRIREKKKDAQPSKSSNLPEKPQRLPAKLPTQTRNEGKGQLKSRKFDSVQCREYQGFGHYANECANRLRKNKGYNVSLSDEESDHEEKSTDEDNQTSLTALLTETRWLQVNPSGVALGVATPGYNICEKSVCFNSTVSENLSEDDLEVDGEELTLESVQELYEELFEDWTKRNKLNANLVKENAELKSVVKENADLKAVVAKLEVILSKKDLELGKTREDIQKATDTLSKFNTSSSKLESILLMGRDDKRGLGFKDRKADTSPQLQSKSPIKSSPPIKQPSAPISKKRKRRDDRMNQKWSQMLPRMLSNTRRNTSHHRPTVRQIWVPKIKTHCKVVYTSLKTNTAGHWYFDSGSSRHMTGSKEHLIDVANTWDNTVSGITAHGSYGSYGSSEPRRKGISHEFSAPKTPQQNGIAERKNRTLQEMARVMLTSKNSVFGQKPLTQHVIFQIGDQLAKFDSKSDKCLFLGYATNSRAYHLKKKTAEDEVEDLLETQAPLEKTDFVPDVATSDTTCDTDVTKSQEDAHSDNEVVDDGPCIPSKIQKNHPSSQIIGGMSEDVKTRKKDKIDYRKMVGLVCMSTMYSQVRFSCFVSQIELKNVMEALKDEFWINAMHDELEEFVRNDVWTLVPPPDHGNVTGSRWVFKNKTDESGNIIRNKARLVAQGYTQVEGVDFDETFAHVARIESIRLLLAIACYMKIKLFQMYVKSAFLNGFLSEEVHVRQPKGFEDPHNPNHVYKLKKALYGLKQAPRA, encoded by the exons ATGGACATTTCATTTGCTAGCGCAACACTTCGACCACCAGTCCTTGATGGTACTAATTACAGCTTATGGAAGGTTAAGGTAAGATACTACATAAAATCTCTAGATGAACGTGTGTGGCAACGTGTCATCAATGGATGGACTCCACCACTTGCAACAGATCAAGAGGGGGACAATCGACCAAAGCCTGAAAACGACTGGACTGCTGACGAAGTGCAAAATTCAAACCATAACTCAAAGGCTTTGAATGCTATATTCACAACGGTTGACATGAACATGTTCAGTTTAATCACAAACTGTACTTCGGCCAAAAGTGCATGTGATATCCTGCAATGTCATTGTGAAGGGTCTGAGAGTGTGAGACGAACCAGACTAAGGCTTCTCACCTCCAAATTCGAGATGATGAGGATGGAAGAATCTGAAAGCATACTCGAGTACGATCGTCGCCTACGGGAGATTGCTAATGAGGCATTCAGTGCTGGAGAAGCGATCTCAA ATGAAGCTAAGGACACGTCTAAAATGTCAGTAGAAGATCTTATCAGCTCACTTTGCACGTTTGAGATGAATCTGGACATGCAAAGGAAGGATAAAGGGAATACAATTGCACTTCAAGCCTCTAATGACTCCTACAATGAACTTCTACAAATATCTCAGGAAGTCAATGATTCTGATCTCTGCGAAGATTCTATCTCTTTTATCACAAAAAAATTTGGGGATTACTTGAAAAGAATCCGGGAAAAGAAAAAGGATGCACAACCTTCTAAATCTTCTAATCTCCCTGAAAAGCCACAAAGGCTTCCTGCGAAGTTACCAACTCAAACTAGGAACGAAGGCAAGGGACAACTCAAATCAAGGAAGTTTGATTCGGTGCAGTGTAGAGAATACCAAGGATTCGGCCACTACGCCAATGAGTGTGCAAACAGATTACGCAAGAACAAAGGGTACAATGTATCCCTTAGCGATGAAGAATCTGATCATGAGGAGAAGTCCACTGATGAAGACAATCAAACCTCCCTGACTGCACTACTGACAGAAACCCGCTGGCTACAAGTGAATCCCTCAGGTGTTGCCCTAGGTGTTGCTACACCTGGCTACAACATTTGTGAAAAATCAGTCTGTTTCAACTCTACCGTTTCTGAAAACTTGAGTGAAGATGATCTGGAGGTTGATGGTGAAGAACTTACTCTTGAAAGTGTCCAGGAGCTTTATGAAGAACTTTTTGAAGATTGGACCAAAAGAAACAAGCTTAATGCGAATCTGGTAAAAGAAAATGCCGAACTAAAATCGGTGGTGAAAGAAAATGCTGATCTAAAAGCAGTGGTTGCTAAACTTGAGGTAATTTTGAGCAAAAAGGATTTGGAACTTGGAAAGACCAGAGAAGATATTCAAAAAGCAACTGACACCTTGTCCAAATTTAACACAAGCTCATCCAAGCTTGAATCCATTCTTCTGATGGGAAGAGATGACAAGAGAGGCTTAGGGTTCAAGGACA GAAAAGCTGATACATCTCCACAACTTCAATCCAAGTCCCCTATCAAAAGCTCCCCTCCAATAAAACAACCTTCTGCACCAATTTCTAAGAAACGAAAACGAAG GGATGATCGCATGAATCAAAAGTGGAGCCAGATGTTGCCCCGAATGTTGTCCAACACTCGCCGCAACACCTCCCACCATCGACCTACAGTAAGACAAATTTGGGTCCCAAAGATAAAAACTCACTGTAAAGTCGTCTACACTTCATTGAAAACTAACACTGCAGGTCattggtactttgatagtggaagctcacgccacatgacggGCTCTAAAGAACATCTAATCGA TGTTGCCAACACCTGGGACAACACGGTGTCTGGAATTActgcacatggatcttatgggtcctaTGGAAGTTCAGAGCCTCGGAG AAAAGGTATTTCTCATGAATTTTCAGCACCAAAAACACCACAACAGAATGGCATTGCTGAACGTAAGAACAGGACTTTGCAAGAAATGGCAAGAGTAATGCTAACTTCTAAGAATAGCgtttttgggcagaagcccttaacacagcatgtcatatttcaaatagG GGATCAACTGGCTAAGTTTGACTCCAAGAGTGATAAGTGTCTGTTTCTCGGATATGCCACTAATAGTCGTGCTTATC ATCTTAAGAAGAAAACTGCTGAAGATGAGGTTGAAGACCTTTTGGAGACTCAAGCACCACTGGAAAAGACAGATTTTGTTccagatgttgcaacatctgaCACAACATGCGACACTGATGTCACCAAATCACAGGAAGATGCTCACAGTGACAATGAGGTAGTCGATGATGGACCGTGTATTCCAAGCAAAATCCAAAAGAACCACCCATCATCTCAAATCATCGGAGGAATGAGTGAAGATGTCAAGACCCGGAAGAAGGATAAAATCGACTACAGAAAAATGGTTGGACTTGTGTGTATGAGTACCATGTACTCGCAGGTTAGATTCTCATGCTTTGTGTCTCAAATTGAGCTTAAAAACGTTATGGAAGcattaaaagatgaattttggaTTAATGCTATGCATGATGAACTTGAAGAGTTTGTTCGAAATGATGTGTGGACTCTAGTTCCACCTCCTGATCATGGCAATGTTACTGGATCAAGAtgggtttttaaaaataaaactgatGAGTCAGGAAACATCATTCGAAATAAAGCACGGCTGGTTGCTCAAGGATACACACAGGTTGAAGGGGTTGATTTCGATGAGACCTTTGCGCATGTTGCCCGCATTGAGTCAATTCGGCTCTTGCTTGCCATTGCATGCTACATGAAAATAAAACTTTTCCAAATGTACGTTAAAAGCGCCTTCTTGAACGGATTCTTGAGTGAAGAAGTTCATGTGAGACAGCCAAAAGGATTCGAGGATCCACATAATCCAAATCATGTGTATAAATTGAAAAAGGCTCTCTACGGCTTGAAGCAAGCACCCCGTGCATAG
- the LOC140830672 gene encoding uncharacterized protein isoform X1 encodes MSGLCYLSIAIKYYWELQVEIILGISVGSGDSKYLKKEKLRSLAMKIIKSSAGALTNFEVLDLLRSRGAGKDPSRIIASVLLSEFKVFDYLEQTTACNQTRDTINKLVDECKKYDLAKAEILNIANIRPSSAVEVYTIIEECDMRVEDRIDELVETITQVLPPRPSQAESMDMT; translated from the exons ATGTCGGGTTTATGTTATTTATCAATTGCGATAAAATATTATTGGGAATTACAGGTAGAAATAATTCTTGGAATTTCTGTCGGAAGTGGCGATTCAAAGTACTTGAAGAAGGAAAAATTGAGAAGTCTGGCAATGAAGAT AATTAAATCCAGTGCTGGCGCACTTACTAATTTTGAAGTTCTTGATCTTTTAAGATCAAGAGGGGCTGGAAAAGATCCCTCCAGAATTATTGCTTCAGTGTTGCTATCTGAGTTCAAG GTCTTTGATTATTTAGAGCAAACTACAGCCTGTAATCAAACAAGGGACACTATCAATAAGCTTGTGGACGAGTGTAAGAAATATGACCTTGCCAAGGCTGAGATTCTTAATATTGCAAATATAAGACCGTCATCTGCAGTTGAAGTTTACACG ATTATAGAAGAATGTGACATGCGTGTGGAAGATAGAATCGATGAGCTTGTAGAGACCATCACTCAAGTTTTACCGCCACGTCCATCACAAGCAGAATCTATGGACATGACATAA
- the LOC140830672 gene encoding uncharacterized protein isoform X2 — MKIIKSSAGALTNFEVLDLLRSRGAGKDPSRIIASVLLSEFKVFDYLEQTTACNQTRDTINKLVDECKKYDLAKAEILNIANIRPSSAVEVYTIIEECDMRVEDRIDELVETITQVLPPRPSQAESMDMT, encoded by the exons ATGAAGAT AATTAAATCCAGTGCTGGCGCACTTACTAATTTTGAAGTTCTTGATCTTTTAAGATCAAGAGGGGCTGGAAAAGATCCCTCCAGAATTATTGCTTCAGTGTTGCTATCTGAGTTCAAG GTCTTTGATTATTTAGAGCAAACTACAGCCTGTAATCAAACAAGGGACACTATCAATAAGCTTGTGGACGAGTGTAAGAAATATGACCTTGCCAAGGCTGAGATTCTTAATATTGCAAATATAAGACCGTCATCTGCAGTTGAAGTTTACACG ATTATAGAAGAATGTGACATGCGTGTGGAAGATAGAATCGATGAGCTTGTAGAGACCATCACTCAAGTTTTACCGCCACGTCCATCACAAGCAGAATCTATGGACATGACATAA
- the LOC140829617 gene encoding secreted RxLR effector protein 161-like, with translation MGSNEKLSKDVAAEDVDNTLYRSIIGSLLYLTVSRPDLMFSVCLCARYQSNPKISHLKAVKRILRYVAGTINLGLWYTHETNSNLVGFSDADWAGDIDDRKSTSGGCFYLGNNLISWHSRKQNCVSLSTAESEYVAVGNACTQFLWMNQMIVDYGLKSEPLMKEDGKSYLKEPNEGCAFSMGATPSKINTEIGENGKSYLGESNEDRSPSVGAATPMLRKLLSRQA, from the exons ATGGGCTCAAATGAAAAACTATCCAAAGATGTTGCGGCCGAAGATGTTGACAACACCCTTTACCGCAGCATCATAGGAAGTCTCTTATACTTGACCGTTAGCCGCCCAGACTTAATGTTTAGTGTGTGTTTATGTGCTAGATACCAATCTAATCCTAAGATCTCTCACTTAAAAGCCGTAAAACGTATCCTACGATACGTAGCCGGAACTATTAATCTAGGATTATGGTACACCCACGAAACCAACTCAAATCTAGTAGGATTCTCAGATGCTGACTGGGCAGGGGATATAGATGATAGAAAAAGTACTTCTGGGGGGTGTTTCTATCTTGGCAACAATTTGATTTCTTGGCATAGTCGAAAACAGAATTGTGTTTCTTTATCCACTGCCGAATCTGAATATGTAGCAGTTGGAAATGCGTGTACCCAAtttctgtggatgaatcaaatgatagTAGATTATGGACTTAAAAGTGAACCTTTAATG AAGGAAGATGGAAAAAGCTATCTAAAAGAGCCCAATGAAGGCTGTGCTTTTAGTATGGGAGCTACCCCTTCTAAAATTAACACAGAAATAggagaaaatggaaaaagctacctaggtgagtccaatgaagaccgtTCTCCTAGTGTGGGAGCTGCCACTCCTATGTTAAGAAAGTTGTTAAGTCGTCAA GCATAA